Genomic segment of Malania oleifera isolate guangnan ecotype guangnan chromosome 7, ASM2987363v1, whole genome shotgun sequence:
taagacgaaacatgtttTTGCTAGTGTgtagcaaatgagttacaattctataaaagtctgactctatataatcatgtataactgaatctgtaaatacggtacaaataatataaaccaatatccatgttgcttaacatatccgtattttaggtttctactcataatacttctaatgtacataagtatattctctgtttctgtaaaactatatatacatagtaataactgaaaaacttccctagatggatagttgtatgtcatgatttaatcccttatgacaaggttgtgtggcccgtaggcgggatttatcattagctggcctaccaagataaaccactatactccgttagtcagatcggccctcctcaacccatatctgatggggagtctgtctaCAATATAGACACCatcgacttatctaccacatattatctaaatacaTGGTTGCATTCTGAAttgtatatagttacggtactgtgctctgtaaactgtatctataatggtccatcagggtctgatattatataatacatctctatatacaactttctgttttaccatgattctgtaataactatattaatcatgacgctgtagtaaactgcaactatattaactgtatttctgagattaactgtaaatctatatgtcatggtactataaaattgtataatcatggtatattGTAAAGCTTATTCcctatctgtatattttgtaaaacataatcctaaaaatactgtaaaacatatttctatataaatattgtaaacatgattctgtactgtatttatattctcatgccacatggtaATTTAGAACATCttaaacataactaataaaatGTATAAATTCCTACTCTGAATAATAACCTGGCAAAAACAtgtaatttatactgaaatcatactgaAGTTACCTTGcacagcatatttcccttacctgattcctactaaaatctCCTACTATGATAGGtccaacaccctgaaaataacatttaccagaacaaaacatcactattacttcaactactacatttcctacaactgctagaaagtcaaatattgcataaaagaACTTACTCTGAATCTGAGATGgaattcaactcagtcccaccaacgatccgctctggcagacttgaagagaacttcctcaAGAGCATCATAGTgaccttagatcgtcgatccggcgaacgacgaagctgaaatcgaagagagaagagggaggaactatatgagagagagagagagagagagagagagagagagagagaacaagtttttgctgaaatttctgcgtaaaaatccaaATTTAGCATTATTTATACtatgaacttcgtcgacgagtcacatcatctcgtcgatgacGTCAAGAAGAAGGTTCATTGACAAACACCacctcctcatcaacgaaattcagaatttgtaaaaatagcctctcggcatcttctcgtcgatgaaacatgtcctcgtcaacgaggctctcttgtatcctcgtcgacgaatcccctgtgttcatcgataaGGTCCTGATAAAATTTCTCGGGTTATTAAAAATTATCTCTATAATTAGAAAGGGGGATTCCCACTTTCTTGACCTAGTTTTTAACATTCCCTATAAACCCCTACAACTGcccataaatattttttaaaagtcccTATAATTTACTCatgaatatttcaaaatatcCCTATAATAATCGATAAATATTTGAAGAACACCCCATAATCTAtgaatatttattaatttatttattttgttataaTTATCACTCAAAAGTTGTGAAGCACGCACACGTGCCTGCAACTAGTTGCTGTAATGTGCTTTCGTAAAAATCATTAGAAATGTATTGAAAAATGACAATGCGAGACAGATTCAATCGGCAAAAACTAGGAATTGGTCTACTTTGTTAGGTAGGTTGAATATCTTATTTTATAGTACTACAACTTAGATAAAATGTGAATTTCTTTCCCCCATGAAATCATAGAGGTGAGTCTATGTGCTATTTTATTCTCCTTATGTTGCATTTAAGAGCATGAATTTTGGAGTAATATTATATTACGTTTTCtccaaatctaatacaaatcTAGATTAAATTCTCTCCAAACAGAGGGTTCAAATTTTTCGAAACCTTTATgaactttttttgaattttctacaTTCTTTTAGTTTTACatggttttaaatttttatagctagtttttttttttttctatgcttTTCTGAATTTTATGGTCCGTCAATATGATAATTGCGACACCAAAAATAACTTCAAAAAACTAAGGGAAACTTTCCGATTCAAGTGTTAAAGTGCTAAACATAGGAAAAAGATggaaagaaataataataattaacctCTCATGAACTTagtcaaaaaaatgaaaacctcatctaaaatttcaaaattttcatacaaCTCTCTTTGCATATGGAGTAGAGACGTGTACTTCCTTTAAGATTTCACAAATCCCATGAATCTCGTGTGATATTTCATTTTTGGGACATTCATTGCTCCTCCCACacttgtctttttatcaaatatcAAAGAAATTTGCACCTTTTCACCCTAAACTGATGTAAGGTAAGATTCGTAAAATGTTTAAAACCTCAAGAAAATATGAATCTTTTTATCAAATGTCAAAAGAGgtttgtaaaatttttaaaactaggAAAAATCTGTGTTTTGCCATTCATTTTATTAATCTTTCCCCCTTTTTTGAAAACCTCAAACTTGACCCCTCATAAAAGGCTAACGTTCATTTCTTAAAAATCCAAGTTAGTGACTTTATTCCTAAATTAATTTTGTTGAGTTGTTGAGAATCACTAcgagtaaataaataaatgaatgggGAAGAATCCCTAACGAATGATTTGGAGTGTTGGATTCATTCCCCAGCTGTTGACATGGGAATGGTCTTGAGAAAAGACCATAGCCTTTTAATATTGGAACAAAGTATTGTAGCATTAATTAACTTGTCCCACATCGACTCCACGAGGGAAAGCAGTTTTGATTAATGGAGTATTAAAGGGCAAGCATGTAGGAAATTAGAACCATCTTTGCGCTTGGGGCAATGACGCAGCTAGTGAGGTTCTAACCGAGGCGCGTCAATTGCTGGTTGAAAACTATTTCCAAACCCCCTCTTCGGCCTGGGTATGGCCCAGGCCATCGAGAATTTCTAGAAGGGCTCCCCTTGGGGTAAAGCCCTACAAGTCTCTAGTCTAAACATTTTTCACAATGCAGCCACATGAAGGCAGGAAGATAACAAAGCACAACTTGAATAAAAACAATCACaatttgtttttcattttaaatataaAGAGTAATTCTGGGCTCTGCACAACTCAAGGTAGCATCTCCCACCTCCTGTTAATGTCCTTTATTTATTCTACATAGAGTTCAAGGGCCAACATGTCTTCTTCCACAGCTTCTCTAGTCTATAACATTTTTCGCAATGCAGCCACATGAAGGCAAGGAGATAACTAAGGCACAACTTTAATAAAAACAATCACACAATTTGTTTTTCATTTTACAGATAAAGAGTAACTCTGGGCTCTGCACAACTCAATGTAGCATCTCCCACCTCCTGTCAATGTCCTTTATTTATTCAACATAGAGTTCAAGGGCCAACATGTCTTCTTCAACTGTAATTTGGGCCTCCAGGGCAGTTTTCGGAGAGTTGAGCCACAAAAATGAAATCCCTCTTCAGCCCTACTACTTCTAGTGTGGTTAGCTCCCTCACCCGCATCAAGATGCTTTGACAAAGCTGCAATCCCCTCTCCATGTGCATTAGTTACCGAATGATAATCTGAACTGCTTGATAGCACAGTCTAATATTGACTTCTTTGTGCCTTGACATGGACCTTGTTTTTCTGCTTGTCATTTGCTTCCCGAAAATTCAGTGCCGAGGGTCCCTGCCCCACTTCTCATCTCGACTGGTTCTCTCCTTTCCCTTTGAAGAGAATTCATTACTATTCTGCCAGATCCTCCAAGTCGACATTGATAATAAGGCAGAAAATTCCACATCTAAGCACTCTAGCATCTTGTCAAGCTGCTCCCTCCATTATAACCTGGAATATATGAACTCAAATAGGGTGTGCTAGGCATCAAATATGCCATCCACACAAACTCATTCTGATGAACATTTATGCAAATCTGAACAAATAGAGAAAGCAATTGAGTCGGGAAAGATTAAATCCTTAAAATGCATATAAGCCACTCATCTTTTAAAGGCATCGCATGTTATTATCTGTCAAGCAAGTAGAAATGACTGGCttgcttccattgaagctaatcatacgGCCAACATTACCATTCATGATTTACATAATCCTAATGAGTCCAAAGAAtacagctctgataccacttgttgggaaaaaatATGAGTGATTCTCCCAAATAAATCATGGTgtaatgcaaataaataaataaattgagacacaagaaatttaacgtggttccctcaaatatTGAGTTACGTCCACGAGAGTcaaaatccactatcaccaaggTTCGTACAAAGTGAGTACAAAAAgcacaagccttacaaatacacagaAGTGTAACAAACGTGTCAAGATGAAAGACCTTACCAAATGTTGATAACAAAGCTCCAAGATCCAACCAAAATAGAGCACAAATGTAAGCACAACCGAAAGCCCAATATGCTGAAAAATAATCTCTTTTGCTTGCTGGAACAAGCTAGAAAAACCAGTATACTAGCACTCGGAACGGCAGCTTGCCGCAGAAACAAGCGCATGAGCAGCAGCGCCGAGAAGCTGCTGGAGTCACAGAAGGGGCCGCAGCTTTCTGGAGTGCTGGAGAGGACGGCTGGCCAGCTGCTGCAGGCGTGAGGAGCTCGTACAAATGGTGAAGGAAGTGGAGATAAATGCAGCCCCAGGACAGAGAGTTGTGTTCAGTGAGGGGAGTGCTTTGAGAATACAAAATGACATGCTCCAGATAGGCTTATTAGAGAAGCcaaacaaaacaataaaaaaaagaaCACCTTTCCTAGAcatgggccccacaaggagggacacccaacTAATCTCCCCCTCCCGACTTATGGGGACAACTCCACCAATTCGGCCAAAACTCaacacttcacatgcttgtctctAGACAATGTTTTCATCATCATATCCGAACCATTATCATCGGTGTGAATTTTGTCAAGTTGTaacaatttcttatccaacacatcccgaatccgatgatatctaacatcaatatgttttgacttagaatggaagatagaattcttgCTCAAATGAAttacactttgactatcacaataaaAAACATACCTTTCTTATTTCATGTCCAACTCTTTCAAGAACCTCttcaaccaaagcaattctttgcaagctttGGTAATGGCAATAAACTCGGCTTCCAtagtagatagagcaacacatttttgtaattttgatTATCATGTCATAGCTTCCCctacaaaagtcatcaaataacccaaagttgattttctagaatcaacatcactGGCCATGTCGGCATCCGTGAATCCATGAAGCATAGATTTACCATTTTCAAAGCACAAACACACCTTTGAAGTGCCTCTAAAGATTGTAGAATCCATTTTACtgctaaccaatgctcctttcccggattagagagaaaccgactaacaactccaaAAGCATGAGCTAAATCTgatcttgtgcaaaccattgcatacattaaagaACCAATGGCCGAAGCATACGAAATTttcatctcttccttgtctttctcacttgtaggactttgttttaTACTATgcttgaagtgactagcaagtgggcaaccaaTAGGTTTTGCTTTAaccatattgaacctctcaagcacttcttcaatgtacctttcttgagacaaccaaatttgtCAATTTTCTCGATCACCAACAATTatcatgccaagaatttgcttttCTGGTCCCAAGTttttcatagcaaaagacttgctcaactccaatttcaacttgtcaatcttggagaagtcttATCCTACAacgagcatatcatcaacatagagtaagcTAATAATATAAGTAACATCCagaaatttttttcacaaacacagAATCATCCGAAAGAATTTTTGTTGTCTTTTTGAGTCCGgttcctattttgatgctgacaaaacacaattatctcatgtgtgcatttagtgtttgaacaaGTTTATATTAAGCACATGCGGTGAAGGGAAAATGGAAGTCAGGAGGAACGTAAAGCTTATATACTTGATGTATTCCATAAAAGAcagaaaagcaaaagaagaagaagaagaagacacattattttattttgtaattgcatttagtttttatatatttGGTCTGTAAGAATGCATATCctgcatgattttttttttttttttttttaaatatcctgCATGATATGATACTAAA
This window contains:
- the LOC131160972 gene encoding uncharacterized protein LOC131160972; translated protein: MERGLQLCQSILMRRLVGLYPKGSPSRNSRWPGPYPGRRGGLEIVFNQQLTRLG